Proteins encoded in a region of the Pelobates fuscus isolate aPelFus1 chromosome 11, aPelFus1.pri, whole genome shotgun sequence genome:
- the SZRD1 gene encoding SUZ domain-containing protein 1 isoform X1 produces the protein MRSVARRSAWFPVAAEWKMEEDEVAENWEEAADSGEIDRRLEKKLKITQRESKSKSPPKAPVVIQDDSLPAGPPPQIRILKRPTSNGLASNTNASSRPALPVKSLAQREAEYAEARKRILGSASPEEEPDKPVADRTARVNQPEDIRQPNNVIRQPLGPDGSQGFLQRR, from the exons ATGCGCAGTGTAGCCCGGCGTTCGGCCTGGTTTCCGGTGGCGGCTGAGTGGAAAATGGAAGAAGATGAGGTCGCGGAGAACTGGGAGGAGGCTGCGGACAGCGGG GAGATAGACAGACGGTTGGAAAAGAAGCTAAAGATCACTCAAAGAGAGAG CAAGTCAAAGTCTCCACCTAAAGCTCCCGTGGTGATCCAGGACGATTCCTTGCCAGCTGGACCTCCTCCTCAGATCCGAATACTAAAGCGACCTACGAGTAACGGCCTGGCAAGCAACACCAATGCCAGCAGCCGACCTGCACTGCCTGTTAAGTCTCTGGCACAGAGAGAGGCAGAGTACGCAGAAGCTCGGAAGCGTATTTTAGGAAGCGCCAGCCCAGAGGAAGAGCCAGACAAACCTGTAGCCGACAG GACAGCGAGAGTCAATCAGCCTGAGGACATCAGACAACCTAACAATGTGATCCGACAACCACTGGGTCCAGATGGATCACAAGGCTTCCTTCAGCGCAGATAG
- the SZRD1 gene encoding SUZ domain-containing protein 1 isoform X2, whose product MRSVARRSAWFPVAAEWKMEEDEVAENWEEAADSGEIDRRLEKKLKITQRESKSKSPPKAPVVIQDDSLPAGPPPQIRILKRPTSNGLASNTNASSRPALPVKSLAQREAEYAEARKRILGSASPEEEPDKPVADSESQSA is encoded by the exons ATGCGCAGTGTAGCCCGGCGTTCGGCCTGGTTTCCGGTGGCGGCTGAGTGGAAAATGGAAGAAGATGAGGTCGCGGAGAACTGGGAGGAGGCTGCGGACAGCGGG GAGATAGACAGACGGTTGGAAAAGAAGCTAAAGATCACTCAAAGAGAGAG CAAGTCAAAGTCTCCACCTAAAGCTCCCGTGGTGATCCAGGACGATTCCTTGCCAGCTGGACCTCCTCCTCAGATCCGAATACTAAAGCGACCTACGAGTAACGGCCTGGCAAGCAACACCAATGCCAGCAGCCGACCTGCACTGCCTGTTAAGTCTCTGGCACAGAGAGAGGCAGAGTACGCAGAAGCTCGGAAGCGTATTTTAGGAAGCGCCAGCCCAGAGGAAGAGCCAGACAAACCTGTAGCCGACAG CGAGAGTCAATCAGCCTGA